A stretch of the Planktothricoides raciborskii GIHE-MW2 genome encodes the following:
- a CDS encoding radical SAM protein, with protein sequence MSLELLLPQRTEFYEVRPITTFVVKVVSRCNLKCSYCYMYEHPDQTWRDQPVFMTAETIQLLADRLSSYVRIRELKQILVVFHGGEPLLLGAARLREFFTILSNNFHDIEADVKFGFGLQTNATLVDDDIVQVLQDFNVRAGVSIDGPQEWNDRMRVDAKGNGSFSQVIAGVEKLRNPKSGASVFGGFLTVANPEIDPYDLLTFFEKFNTTSIDFLLPDFNYDTFPYDKYPPGTFGRWLSSLFDYWIASETSMEVRIFRTLMKLLMGGQRGFDSYGALSNGVIIVETDGTYHGLDVLKTAYHGATKTGMSLESDPIETLESLPLVKALSIKRFSAPQKCFDCQLFEICGGGYLPHRYSSQNGFNRESVYCEDMMILIEHIRNYLSTELSAIS encoded by the coding sequence ATGTCACTTGAGTTGCTTCTACCCCAGAGAACTGAGTTTTACGAAGTGCGACCGATAACAACTTTTGTAGTTAAAGTCGTGAGTCGTTGCAATCTCAAGTGTTCTTATTGCTATATGTACGAACACCCAGATCAAACTTGGCGAGATCAGCCAGTCTTTATGACTGCTGAGACGATCCAGCTTCTAGCAGATCGTCTCAGCAGCTATGTTCGTATTCGTGAGTTAAAACAGATTCTTGTGGTCTTTCATGGTGGTGAGCCTCTTCTACTCGGAGCCGCTAGACTTAGAGAGTTCTTCACAATTTTGTCGAATAATTTTCATGATATTGAAGCGGATGTAAAGTTCGGATTCGGACTTCAAACGAATGCAACGCTGGTAGACGATGACATTGTGCAGGTACTCCAAGACTTTAATGTTCGTGCGGGTGTAAGTATTGATGGACCGCAAGAATGGAACGATCGTATGCGAGTTGACGCAAAAGGAAATGGAAGCTTTTCTCAAGTTATAGCTGGTGTAGAAAAGTTGCGTAATCCCAAGTCTGGCGCGTCTGTGTTTGGAGGTTTTCTCACCGTTGCCAATCCAGAAATAGATCCTTATGATCTATTGACATTTTTTGAAAAATTCAACACCACTTCTATAGATTTTCTTCTACCCGACTTTAACTATGATACTTTTCCATACGATAAGTATCCCCCAGGAACTTTTGGTCGATGGCTATCCTCTCTTTTCGATTATTGGATAGCTTCAGAAACCAGTATGGAAGTTCGTATATTCAGAACTCTAATGAAGCTTTTAATGGGTGGACAGAGAGGATTTGATTCCTATGGGGCATTAAGTAATGGAGTAATCATAGTTGAAACCGATGGCACTTATCACGGGCTAGATGTTCTCAAAACAGCCTATCATGGCGCAACCAAAACAGGGATGTCGCTGGAATCCGATCCGATTGAGACTTTAGAGTCTTTGCCTCTCGTCAAAGCACTATCTATAAAACGTTTTTCTGCACCTCAGAAGTGTTTTGATTGTCAATTATTTGAAATTTGTGGTGGCGGATATCTTCCTCATCGTTATAGTTCCCAAAATGGCTTTAATAGGGAATCAGTTTATTGCGAAGATATGATGATTCTCATCGAGCATATCAGAAATTACTTATCCACTGAACTTTCAGCTATCTCATAA
- a CDS encoding glycosyltransferase family 9 protein translates to MVHTDTKPRKIWSADKFIRTIDKFLSVQTDYIVIILGMHHNLPLELAYYKNRIFDVSGIPLELSFALLSVADLFLGVDSCMLHAADLFRVPGVGIFGPTNTQKWGFRFAPHKHITSDSITSITSQQVFDALMCLC, encoded by the coding sequence ATTGTACACACAGATACTAAGCCAAGAAAAATATGGTCAGCCGACAAATTCATAAGGACAATAGATAAATTTTTGTCAGTTCAGACTGACTACATAGTTATTATTTTAGGTATGCATCACAACTTACCTTTGGAATTGGCATATTATAAAAATCGAATTTTTGATGTATCTGGCATTCCTCTAGAATTATCATTTGCTTTATTAAGTGTTGCTGACCTTTTCCTGGGTGTTGACTCCTGTATGCTTCATGCTGCGGACTTATTTCGTGTACCAGGAGTAGGTATTTTTGGACCAACTAATACCCAAAAATGGGGTTTTCGGTTTGCCCCCCATAAACATATTACTTCTGATTCTATTACATCTATTACATCACAACAGGTCTTTGACGCTCTGATGTGCTTATGTTAG
- a CDS encoding thiamine pyrophosphate-binding protein, whose protein sequence is MPKLGEYIFQVLHQYGVQHAFGIPGDYVLSLFDVLTESEIQPIVMTHEPSVGFAADVYARIRGLGVAVVTYGVGGLNMINPIAGAYAEKSPVVVLSGSPGVGERQKRDLLHHKVKTFDSQRRIYEEVTLYAVTLDDPFTAAREIHKAIDYALKFKRPVYLEIPRDRVYAEIEPISIQPQPIKQTDPETLDEAIAETIAMVNQAKSPVILAGVELHRFNLQEQLLILAEKLGCPVVTTVLGKSVFPEAHPQYLGIYNGVSSSHLVQSLVEESDCLLMLGTFLTDINLGLFTAHLDVANAISVNSEIITIKHHEYHHILFEDFIQSLCHREDLPHSQQTLVKEIRDRVFPTTEKISMGGLIYELNQFIDENTVFLADPGDCLFAADDIWMQEGTSFFCPAYYASMGFAIPGAIGAYFADPFRRPIALVGDGSFQMTGMELLTAKHLGINPIVIVTNNASFATLRAMGHQEAKYVNIPTLDYAKLAELMGGNGFAIETRSQFRTALHEAKKRDNFSILDVRLSPEDISPGLQKLCNVFAKTLKG, encoded by the coding sequence ATGCCTAAACTGGGCGAATATATATTTCAAGTATTACACCAATATGGCGTTCAACACGCCTTTGGTATCCCTGGAGATTATGTTTTAAGTTTGTTCGATGTTTTGACTGAAAGCGAGATTCAACCGATTGTGATGACTCACGAGCCTTCTGTGGGTTTTGCCGCAGATGTTTACGCTCGGATTCGAGGTTTGGGGGTGGCTGTAGTCACCTACGGAGTCGGTGGTCTGAATATGATTAATCCGATCGCGGGCGCTTATGCGGAAAAGTCTCCCGTAGTGGTTTTGAGCGGTAGTCCGGGAGTCGGAGAAAGACAAAAGCGAGATTTGCTCCACCACAAGGTCAAAACCTTTGATTCTCAGCGACGGATCTATGAAGAGGTCACGCTTTATGCGGTTACTCTGGACGATCCATTTACGGCAGCCAGAGAAATTCACAAGGCGATCGACTATGCCCTGAAATTTAAACGTCCGGTCTATTTAGAAATACCTCGCGATCGCGTTTATGCAGAAATTGAGCCGATATCCATTCAGCCGCAGCCAATCAAACAAACCGATCCAGAAACTTTGGATGAAGCGATCGCGGAAACCATTGCGATGGTAAATCAGGCCAAATCACCAGTCATTTTGGCTGGGGTTGAACTGCATCGATTCAACTTACAAGAACAATTGCTGATCTTGGCCGAAAAGCTAGGGTGTCCGGTGGTGACAACCGTGCTCGGTAAGAGTGTTTTTCCAGAAGCACATCCGCAGTATCTGGGGATTTACAACGGGGTTTCTAGCAGTCACTTAGTCCAATCTTTAGTGGAAGAATCAGACTGTTTGCTGATGTTGGGTACTTTTCTCACAGATATTAACTTAGGGCTATTCACAGCGCACCTGGATGTAGCCAATGCGATTTCGGTAAATTCTGAAATCATTACGATTAAGCACCACGAATATCACCATATTCTGTTTGAGGATTTTATTCAAAGTTTATGTCATCGGGAGGATTTGCCCCATTCCCAACAGACTTTAGTCAAAGAAATTCGCGATCGGGTGTTCCCAACCACAGAAAAAATTTCTATGGGCGGTCTGATTTACGAACTCAATCAATTCATCGATGAAAATACGGTGTTTTTAGCAGATCCCGGAGACTGTTTGTTTGCCGCTGATGATATCTGGATGCAGGAAGGAACTTCGTTTTTCTGTCCGGCTTATTATGCCAGTATGGGGTTTGCCATTCCAGGGGCGATCGGTGCTTATTTTGCTGATCCATTTCGTCGCCCGATCGCCCTTGTGGGGGACGGTTCATTTCAGATGACCGGCATGGAACTTCTCACCGCCAAGCATTTAGGAATTAATCCGATTGTGATTGTGACAAATAATGCTTCATTTGCCACCCTAAGAGCAATGGGACACCAAGAAGCAAAGTATGTCAATATCCCCACATTAGACTATGCTAAATTAGCTGAATTGATGGGGGGCAATGGTTTTGCGATTGAAACGCGATCGCAGTTCCGAACAGCGTTGCATGAAGCAAAAAAACGGGATAATTTTAGCATTCTTGATGTTCGTTTATCCCCGGAAGATATCTCTCCTGGGTTACAAAAATTATGCAATGTATTTGCTAAAACTTTGAAGGGTTGA
- a CDS encoding HNH endonuclease signature motif containing protein: MTINELTKQLVRKCAGYLCEYCHSPELISTSRFTIDHIQPRSLGDSDNSDNLALACSRCNQRRYNFIVGRDVETSAILPLFNPRQQQWSDHFIWNADGTKIVGTTPIGRATCERLDLNDERYTGERSIQEARALWVQAGWHPPSADPRQLE; the protein is encoded by the coding sequence ATGACTATTAATGAATTGACCAAACAACTGGTGCGAAAATGCGCTGGCTACCTGTGCGAATATTGCCACTCTCCAGAACTAATCAGCACCTCTCGTTTCACCATCGATCACATCCAACCGCGATCGCTGGGGGACTCTGACAATTCTGATAACCTAGCTCTGGCTTGCAGCCGCTGTAATCAGCGTCGTTATAACTTTATTGTGGGTCGGGATGTAGAAACCTCAGCAATTCTGCCCTTATTTAATCCCCGTCAACAACAATGGTCTGACCACTTCATCTGGAACGCAGACGGCACAAAGATTGTTGGCACAACTCCCATAGGTAGAGCCACTTGCGAGCGTCTTGACCTCAACGATGAACGCTATACAGGAGAACGTTCTATCCAAGAAGCCCGTGCGCTATGGGTTCAGGCTGGTTGGCATCCCCCCTCAGCGGATCCCCGGCAGCTTGAGTAG
- a CDS encoding NB-ARC domain-containing protein — MNIKEMLHIADKVVLEKTGQHLDDLQEAILRGTLQRKTYKQIAKDFDCSESRVRNAGSQLWQILSEELGEDVSKTNFRAAIERLQNYNVVNFAQRVTQNVSGSFNICGETRHLPDIPNSHRPNEETTNTKQTKTSHHDLSEMPELGAFYSRTPELDTLTSWMIQQRCRLIALTGICGIGKTSLAVQLVQQIKDEFEYVIWRTIDASHTLDEFEHELIQFFLQSEKLDSSATNPKRLPLIKYLQKYRCLIILDDVHHLFCSGELAGQYKPEYEEYRAFLKQIEKLSHRSCFLLIGWEQPREFPQITSKNSPIQTLQLMGLDVEASAEIIKDHGLGQIDHYSRLIHDYQGNPLWLKSVATIIQELGVSMTDLLPDDTLLLPEDLKDVLQQQFSRLSARENVVMSLLATVREPINLAMLAENSEVMLSDLFNVLHSLSRRCLIQQEGSCYLLQPVLREYIKTEL, encoded by the coding sequence ATGAATATTAAAGAAATGTTACATATAGCTGATAAGGTAGTCTTGGAGAAAACCGGTCAACACCTTGACGATTTACAAGAAGCGATACTGCGCGGAACTCTACAACGTAAAACATATAAGCAAATAGCTAAAGATTTTGACTGTTCAGAAAGTCGTGTTAGGAATGCAGGTTCGCAATTATGGCAGATACTTTCAGAAGAATTGGGAGAAGATGTTAGTAAAACCAATTTTCGAGCGGCAATTGAAAGGTTACAAAACTATAATGTTGTGAACTTTGCACAAAGAGTGACACAAAACGTGAGTGGTAGTTTTAACATATGTGGCGAAACTAGACACCTACCCGATATACCAAACTCACATCGACCTAATGAAGAAACAACTAACACAAAACAAACTAAAACATCGCATCACGATTTAAGCGAGATGCCGGAGTTGGGTGCTTTCTACTCACGCACTCCCGAACTCGACACTCTCACCTCCTGGATGATACAACAACGCTGTCGCCTCATAGCCCTCACGGGTATCTGCGGCATCGGCAAAACATCTCTAGCAGTACAACTCGTACAGCAGATAAAAGATGAGTTTGAGTATGTAATTTGGCGCACTATAGACGCATCGCACACCCTCGACGAATTTGAACACGAACTAATTCAGTTTTTCTTGCAGTCAGAAAAGCTGGATTCTTCTGCAACTAATCCCAAACGCTTACCTCTGATTAAATATTTACAAAAATATCGCTGTTTAATTATCTTAGATGACGTTCACCACCTTTTCTGTAGTGGCGAATTGGCAGGACAGTATAAGCCTGAATATGAAGAATATAGAGCGTTCTTGAAACAGATAGAAAAATTATCTCATCGAAGTTGCTTTCTGCTCATCGGTTGGGAACAACCGAGGGAATTTCCTCAAATTACCAGTAAAAATAGCCCGATTCAAACTTTACAACTCATGGGTTTAGATGTTGAAGCTAGTGCTGAAATTATCAAAGATCATGGATTAGGACAAATTGACCACTACTCAAGACTTATTCATGACTATCAAGGCAACCCTTTATGGTTAAAAAGCGTGGCGACTATCATTCAAGAGTTGGGAGTAAGTATGACTGATTTACTACCAGATGATACTCTATTGTTACCAGAAGATTTGAAGGATGTTTTACAGCAACAATTTAGTCGCTTATCGGCCAGAGAAAACGTAGTAATGTCTTTATTAGCAACAGTAAGAGAACCAATTAATCTGGCAATGTTAGCAGAAAATAGTGAAGTTATGTTGTCAGATTTATTTAATGTCCTACATTCTTTATCGCGCCGTTGCTTGATACAGCAGGAAGGTAGTTGTTATCTTTTACAACCCGTATTGAGAGAATATATCAAAACCGAATTATAA
- a CDS encoding ATP-binding protein, translating to MLIEFTVGNYRSFKEPVTFSMVAADLNATDDPANPASVFPVNSQLKLLKSAAIYGANASGKSNLARAMKFMQWFMINSSRATQTTDKIKVEPFRLSLETENQPSFFEIVMILDGKQYRYGFEVTSEQVISEWLFYVPKKQETELFNRVKDKIMMKKNLKADGIDKRTRHNSLFLSVAAQFNVAIADKILQGFDENVHIISGLNDGNLSAYTVECLFSDINRQAIVNLIKTLDFNISNIQLKTFEQKDIHFPDEIPEFFKNYLFKDSGNQMVFVQTLHDKFDAGGNIIDQEKFDLLEQESEGTQKVFALSGLIVDVLKQGQTMIVDEFDARLHPLIGKAIIQLFNSPDTNPHNAQIILMTHDTNLLDSKLFRRDQIWFTEKNRYGATDLYSLAEYNVKNDAPFEQDYIKGRYGAIPFIGNLI from the coding sequence ATGCTCATTGAATTTACCGTTGGCAATTATCGCTCTTTTAAAGAACCTGTTACTTTTAGTATGGTTGCTGCGGATTTGAATGCCACAGACGATCCCGCTAATCCCGCCTCGGTTTTCCCGGTAAATAGCCAACTCAAGTTACTGAAAAGTGCGGCAATTTATGGAGCAAATGCCAGCGGCAAAAGCAACCTAGCTCGCGCCATGAAATTTATGCAATGGTTTATGATTAACTCTTCCAGGGCAACCCAAACGACTGATAAAATCAAAGTTGAACCCTTTAGATTAAGTCTTGAAACAGAAAACCAGCCGTCTTTTTTTGAAATTGTGATGATTCTCGATGGAAAACAATATCGATATGGATTTGAAGTAACTTCAGAACAAGTAATCTCAGAATGGTTGTTTTATGTTCCCAAAAAACAAGAAACTGAACTATTTAACCGGGTTAAAGATAAAATTATGATGAAAAAAAATCTCAAAGCCGATGGCATCGATAAGAGAACCCGACATAATTCTCTGTTTTTATCGGTTGCCGCTCAATTTAATGTGGCGATCGCCGATAAAATTCTTCAGGGTTTTGACGAGAATGTACATATCATATCTGGCTTAAACGATGGCAACCTATCCGCATATACCGTTGAATGTCTTTTCTCTGACATCAATCGACAAGCGATCGTAAATTTGATTAAAACTCTCGATTTCAATATCAGCAATATACAACTTAAGACTTTTGAACAAAAAGATATTCATTTTCCCGATGAAATCCCAGAGTTTTTCAAGAATTACTTATTTAAAGATAGTGGTAATCAAATGGTTTTTGTGCAAACTTTACATGATAAATTTGATGCAGGGGGAAATATCATTGATCAGGAAAAATTTGATTTACTTGAGCAAGAATCCGAAGGCACCCAGAAAGTTTTTGCCTTGTCCGGTTTGATTGTTGACGTTTTAAAACAGGGACAAACGATGATCGTGGATGAGTTTGACGCTAGACTTCATCCCCTGATTGGTAAAGCGATTATTCAATTATTTAATTCCCCAGACACTAATCCCCACAATGCCCAAATCATTTTGATGACTCACGACACCAATTTATTGGATTCTAAACTTTTTCGGCGCGATCAAATTTGGTTTACTGAAAAAAATCGCTATGGGGCTACTGATTTATATTCTTTAGCAGAATATAATGTTAAAAATGATGCGCCATTTGAACAGGATTATATCAAAGGTCGATATGGTGCTATTCCCTTTATCGGTAATTTAATTTGA
- a CDS encoding RloB domain-containing protein — MKNMNCQKKLDSLLGDSYQKNSDNMYERLQKNQATAIKNAEKLLKEYDIIDPTNNNPSTTVHLLVQELNQYIV, encoded by the coding sequence ATGAAAAATATGAATTGCCAGAAAAAATTAGACTCTCTGCTAGGAGATTCCTATCAAAAAAATAGTGATAATATGTATGAAAGGCTACAGAAAAACCAAGCTACAGCGATTAAAAATGCGGAGAAATTGCTTAAGGAGTATGATATTATCGATCCCACTAATAATAATCCTTCGACAACGGTACATTTGCTGGTACAAGAGTTAAATCAGTATATTGTGTAG
- a CDS encoding glutaminyl-peptide cyclotransferase, producing MATNSLLTSILVFFIALTSSSCLKQAPKTSQISAGNVAEINQVVAENTVQLPNQTPENQTPKIPVQGYKIINTYPHDPKAFTQGLVYHQGVFYEGTGLEGQSSLRKVELETGKVLQIHRLAEQDFGEGIVIWQDKIIQLTWTSQVGFVYDLETFEQVGEFNYPTEGWGITHDGEKLIMSDGTDTLYFLDPETFEEIGQVKVKYGNQPVNRLNELEYINGEVFANVWMTDLIVRIDPKTGQIVGVIDLSGLHHASGQKMQGNDVLNGIAYDPEGDRLFVTGKLWPNLYEIELVPKP from the coding sequence ATGGCTACAAACTCTCTCTTAACCTCTATTCTCGTGTTTTTTATTGCCCTAACCAGTTCTAGTTGTCTAAAACAAGCACCAAAGACTTCCCAAATTTCAGCGGGAAATGTAGCGGAGATCAATCAAGTTGTTGCCGAAAATACGGTTCAATTGCCGAACCAAACTCCTGAGAATCAAACTCCCAAAATCCCAGTTCAAGGATATAAAATTATCAACACTTATCCCCATGACCCCAAAGCTTTTACCCAAGGATTAGTTTATCATCAAGGGGTTTTTTATGAGGGAACGGGTTTGGAGGGACAATCTTCTTTACGCAAAGTTGAGTTAGAAACCGGCAAGGTTTTACAAATTCATCGTTTAGCCGAGCAAGATTTTGGGGAAGGGATTGTCATTTGGCAAGATAAAATTATTCAGCTTACCTGGACTTCTCAAGTGGGTTTTGTCTACGATTTAGAAACTTTTGAGCAAGTTGGTGAGTTTAATTATCCCACAGAAGGCTGGGGGATTACCCATGATGGGGAAAAATTAATTATGAGTGATGGTACGGATACCCTCTATTTTTTAGATCCAGAAACTTTTGAGGAAATTGGCCAGGTTAAAGTAAAATATGGGAATCAGCCGGTGAACCGATTGAATGAATTAGAATATATTAATGGGGAAGTTTTTGCTAATGTTTGGATGACGGATTTGATTGTGCGAATCGATCCGAAAACAGGTCAAATTGTTGGGGTAATTGATTTATCAGGGTTACATCACGCATCTGGGCAAAAAATGCAAGGAAATGATGTCCTTAATGGTATTGCTTACGATCCAGAAGGCGATCGCCTTTTTGTCACTGGCAAACTTTGGCCAAATTTATATGAAATTGAGTTAGTGCCAAAACCCTAA
- a CDS encoding HEXXH motif-containing putative peptide modification protein — MSICPKQETKIGTVDLELTCKLDDTQLFYQNALIEYADQSATRHLAMLHILSNQGYELAAALLKQSEDVNILSGLFLQYRELEAKSGSLFQAYVNSETDSINDCLIDFYALFSPLSGGFSLGLEPLKKVKVTVGSLVCFPTLAGVAAVKRDSDLGEITEQMINLLFDDRSDCITWLPDSFTRSGIRISTAITQPAAAGNEFNFIEKNYVDSITVVNTRHNEIRLCLDILPFLDMGLGVSMSRAMKVYTVLPRYSPTTRKAGSVSSLPGWAWQDFDSEIDRLEERCHLCVQMVHEFFHTKVNLVEKNVRLYTTDGNSPEVFSPWKNRNRPLRQVIHALMTFSAGAAVWTKLLSSPCFSSGNLYSQAESYWVETLSFADVAYQGLIKSEALTDAGKLLVSACVDNLHSVVKEGKNS, encoded by the coding sequence ATGAGCATTTGTCCAAAGCAAGAAACTAAAATTGGGACTGTTGACTTGGAATTGACCTGTAAGTTAGATGACACTCAACTGTTCTATCAAAATGCTTTAATTGAATATGCCGATCAGTCAGCTACTCGACACCTAGCTATGCTGCATATTCTTAGCAATCAAGGTTATGAGTTAGCGGCGGCGCTTCTCAAGCAAAGTGAAGACGTGAATATATTGAGCGGTTTATTTCTGCAATATAGGGAACTTGAAGCAAAATCTGGCTCACTTTTCCAAGCTTATGTCAACAGTGAAACTGATAGTATTAACGATTGCCTAATCGATTTCTATGCTTTGTTTTCACCGCTGAGTGGAGGCTTTAGTTTAGGGTTAGAACCTCTCAAAAAAGTAAAGGTCACTGTTGGCTCTCTTGTTTGCTTTCCTACCTTAGCTGGCGTTGCGGCTGTAAAGCGAGATAGCGATCTAGGAGAAATTACAGAACAAATGATTAACCTACTGTTTGACGATCGATCTGATTGCATAACTTGGCTGCCAGACAGCTTTACACGGTCAGGAATTCGTATTTCCACAGCGATAACTCAACCAGCCGCAGCGGGAAATGAGTTTAACTTTATTGAAAAAAACTATGTTGATAGTATCACAGTTGTCAACACTAGGCATAATGAGATCCGGCTCTGCTTAGACATACTTCCATTCTTAGATATGGGGCTTGGTGTAAGTATGAGTCGGGCGATGAAGGTTTACACTGTTTTGCCTCGTTACTCTCCTACTACACGCAAAGCTGGTTCTGTATCATCATTGCCTGGTTGGGCTTGGCAGGACTTCGATTCTGAAATCGATCGGCTCGAAGAAAGATGCCACTTATGCGTACAAATGGTGCATGAGTTTTTCCATACTAAAGTTAATCTGGTAGAAAAAAATGTGCGCCTTTACACAACAGACGGGAATTCACCAGAGGTCTTCTCTCCCTGGAAAAACAGAAACCGGCCCCTCAGACAGGTTATTCATGCTCTAATGACCTTTTCAGCAGGAGCGGCTGTATGGACTAAACTTTTATCTTCTCCTTGTTTTTCATCGGGAAATTTGTACTCGCAAGCTGAGAGTTACTGGGTTGAAACACTTAGTTTTGCCGATGTAGCTTATCAAGGTTTAATAAAGTCTGAAGCGTTGACTGATGCAGGCAAGCTTTTAGTTAGTGCTTGTGTTGATAATTTACATTCTGTAGTTAAAGAAGGTAAAAATAGCTGA
- a CDS encoding ElyC/SanA/YdcF family protein: MINHWLMLNWSKIWPWLSLAIALILIPLALRGYVYLTTKKFRERDPEKVPKTPVAIVFGAGVWADGTPTPMLADRLTGAVALYQQGKVKKLLMSGDRRGSDYDEVTAMQSYAESLGVPRADIILDYAGFSTYETCHRAKEIFGITQAVFVTQNFHLPRAVYIGRAMGIQANGLGTRDWGRYGIDSISYHTLREIVATAKALWQVHLTRPRPIGLNQGEKNS; encoded by the coding sequence ATGATAAATCATTGGTTAATGCTTAATTGGTCAAAAATTTGGCCTTGGCTGAGTTTAGCGATCGCCCTAATTTTAATTCCTTTAGCACTTCGTGGCTATGTCTATTTGACCACCAAAAAATTTCGCGAACGCGACCCAGAGAAAGTGCCAAAAACTCCTGTAGCAATTGTTTTTGGGGCGGGGGTTTGGGCCGATGGCACCCCAACGCCAATGTTAGCAGATCGCCTGACTGGGGCAGTAGCCTTATACCAGCAGGGAAAAGTCAAAAAACTGCTAATGAGTGGCGATCGCCGTGGGTCTGATTACGATGAAGTCACAGCCATGCAGAGTTATGCCGAAAGCTTGGGCGTTCCCAGGGCAGATATCATCTTAGACTACGCCGGTTTTAGCACCTACGAAACTTGTCACCGGGCAAAAGAAATTTTTGGCATCACCCAAGCGGTATTCGTCACCCAAAATTTTCACTTACCCCGCGCAGTCTATATTGGTCGGGCGATGGGTATTCAGGCGAACGGCTTAGGCACCCGTGACTGGGGGCGGTACGGGATCGACTCCATCAGCTATCATACACTTCGCGAGATCGTGGCCACCGCCAAGGCGCTTTGGCAAGTTCATCTCACTCGTCCTCGACCCATCGGTTTAAATCAGGGGGAAAAAAATTCTTGA
- a CDS encoding putative toxin-antitoxin system toxin component, PIN family, which translates to MKKVIIDTNILISAAISGRKPEEVINFIIASSDYEWIVSPSILDEYVQVLNRPKLKLNSQQKQRWLDLIDQVTILVNLQQKVHFERDPKDAKLIECAIAADADFLITGDRDFEEIQEIGNTLIISVSLFKTLFIDKDK; encoded by the coding sequence ATGAAAAAAGTTATTATTGATACTAATATCTTAATATCGGCGGCAATATCAGGGAGAAAACCAGAAGAAGTGATTAATTTTATTATTGCTTCTTCTGATTATGAATGGATTGTCTCTCCATCTATTTTAGATGAATACGTCCAGGTGTTAAATCGTCCTAAACTTAAGTTAAATTCACAACAAAAACAAAGATGGCTAGATTTAATCGATCAGGTAACTATCTTAGTTAATCTTCAGCAAAAGGTTCATTTTGAGCGAGATCCCAAAGATGCTAAACTCATTGAATGTGCAATTGCTGCTGACGCTGACTTTTTAATTACTGGCGATCGAGATTTTGAGGAAATTCAAGAAATCGGAAATACTTTAATTATTTCTGTATCTTTATTCAAAACTTTATTTATTGATAAGGATAAGTAG